One Orcinus orca chromosome 7, mOrcOrc1.1, whole genome shotgun sequence genomic window carries:
- the NXPH2 gene encoding neurexophilin-2, which yields MRLRPLPLVVVPGLLQLLFCDSKKVVHATEGLDWEDKDAAGTLVGNVVHSRIINPLRLFVKQSPVPKPGHLAYADSLENFWDWLANITEVQEPLARTKRRPIVKTGKFKKMFGWGDFHSNIKTVKLNLLITGKIVDHGNGTFSVYFRHNSTGLGNVSVSLVPPSKVVEFEVSPQSTLETKESKSFNCRIEYEKTDRAKKTALCNFDPSKICYQEQTQSHVSWLCSKPFKVICIYIAFYSVDYKLVQKVCPDYNYHSETPYLSSG from the coding sequence CTATTTTGTGACAGTAAAAAGGTGGTGCATGCCACAGAAGGGCTGGATTGGGAAGACAAAGATGCTGCCGGGACACTGGTGGGAAACGTGGTACACTCAAGGATCATCAATCCTCTGCGTCTGTTTGTTAAACAGTCTCCAGTCCCCAAGCCCGGGCACTTGGCGTATGCGGACAGCTTGGAGAACTTTTGGGATTGGCTGGCCAATATCACGGAGGTTCAGGAGCCCTTGGCAAGAACTAAACGGAGGCCAATAGTGAAAAcgggaaaatttaagaaaatgtttggaTGGGGCGACTTCCATTCCAACATTAAAACTGTTAAGCTCAACCTCCTTATCACGGGGAAGATCGTTGACCATGGAAATGGAACCTTCAGTGTTTATTTCCGACATAATTCCACAGGCCTGGGCAATGTTTCAGTGAGTTTGGTACCCCCCTCCAAAGTGGTGGAATTTGAAGTTTCCCCACAGTCTACCTTGGAGACCAAGGAATCCAAATCTTTCAATTGTCGCATTGAGTATGAAAAAACAGATCGGGCGAAGAAGACTGCCCTGTGCAACTTCGACCCGTCCAAGATCTGCTACCAGGAGCAGACTCAGAGCCACGTTTCCTGGTTGTGTTCCAAGCCCTTCAAGGTCATTTGCATCTACATTGCCTTTTACAGTGTTGATTATAAACTTGTGCAGAAGGTCTGTCCTGACTACAATTACCATAGTGAGACTCCATACTTATCTTCTGGCTGA